One window of Henckelia pumila isolate YLH828 unplaced genomic scaffold, ASM3356847v2 CTG_525:::fragment_3, whole genome shotgun sequence genomic DNA carries:
- the LOC140873343 gene encoding putative transcription factor bHLH041, translating to MDSIFLLNDGERSAFLRRIIQSVAGSSYICLWSLYSPQLSAYNFLLFLDGIYHETVISRQLQPSSSSGSPARRLFNAYSQSENYVVTGRIPGFAFTNNVPYLELKEHEFQTMASSKVQLDFYQEAGIKTIVFMSCALGEIELGMRNEPPIGLQMEMNNIFSAMNFSQQAAASTLAPQQATDQSRPSSSSSSLRSLSFDSPDQYSPLMYNISTTSLVQAEPQRSEAIVQESLTENVLKSVPFSSSHHQAMQDASQIQNFPITIESAEAAMTKAILAVLSSSSTTSPTPNIIAPSLKISPVKQKATPFQRYQMALAPVAARNRKRNMFRRAVVFYRNLHLGRRQELAIQDNRPTPAQLHHMINERKRREKLNESFQLLRSLLPVGSKKDKASVLSSTTEYLSSLKSKVEELSKRNQILEGRVSNRKEPIIQESVEVPSSSTSSSRSSVQERVNVEMHRVPESTSEARLLILDLRVTVRGEWRMLDLVSGILEFLKQQRNLISLLSVESNTRMAESDSVHGLILRLRIEGDEFDESTFQEAVRRVVDDSTN from the exons ATGGACTCCATTTTTCTCCTCAACGACGGAGAAAGGTCCGCTTTCCTTCGACGAATCATTCAATCTGTGGCCGGAAGTTCTTACATCTGCTTGTGGTCTTTATATTCACCCCAGCTGTCTGCATACAA TTTCTTGTTGTTCCTGGATGGAATATATCATGAAACAGTAATTAGCAGGCAATTACAGCCGAGCTCGTCGTCAGGAAGCCCGGCCCGGAGGCTTTTCAATGCATATTCTCAGTCGGAGAACTATGTGGTTACCGG GCGAATTCCAGGGTTTGCTTTTACGAACAATGTTCCTTACTTGGAGTTAAAGGAGCATGAATTTCAAACAATGGCTTCAAGTAAAGTACAGCTCGATTTTTATCAAGAAGCTGGAATTAag ACTATAGTATTCATGAGTTGTGCCCTGGGAGAGATTGAACTGGGAATGCGCAACGAACCTCCG ATTGGACTACAAATGGAGATGAATAATATATTCTCGGCCATGAATTTCTCTCAACAAGCAGCAGCATCAACACTAGCCCCTCAACAAGCTACGGATCAAAGCCGACCCTCATCGTCATCATCATCCTTACGCTCATTATCATTCGATAGCCCGGATCAATATTCACCTCTAATGTACAATATTTCCACCACTTCTTTAGTTCAAGCTGAACCACAAAGATCAGAAGCAATTGTTCAAGAATCCCTCACTGAAAATGTGCTAAAATCGGTACCATTTTCATCGTCTCATCACCAAGCCATGCAAGATGCAagccaaattcaaaattttccaatTACCATAGAGAGTGCAGAAGCTGCCATGACAAAAGCCATTCTTGCTGTTTTATCTTCCTCTTCGACTACTTCCCCAACTCCGAATATTATTGCACCAAGTTTGAAAATCAGTCCCGTAAAACAAAAAGCAACTCCGTTTCAAAGGTATCAAATGGCTTTAGCCCCCGTCGCAGCTCGTAACCGTAAGCGTAACATGTTTAGAAGAGCTGTTGTTTTCTACAGAAACTTGCATTTGGGAAGGAGGCAGGAGTTGGCCATTCAAGATAATCGGCCTACCCCTGCTCAGTTGCACCACATGATAAACGAAAGGAAACGTCGCGAAAAGTTGAACGAAAGCTTTCAACTTCTAAGATCATTACTCCCTGTAGGATCAAAG AAGGATAAAGCTTCTGTTCTTAGCAGCACTACGGAGTATCTAAGCTCATTGAAATCCAAAGTGGAAGAACTCAGCAAAAGAAACCAGATATTGGAGGGACGGGTTTCGAATCGAAAAGAACCTATAATTCAAGAATCTGTGGAGGTGCCTTCTTCTTCGACATCTTCTTCTAGATCTTCAGTTCAAGAAAGGGTAAATGTCGAAATGCATCGTGTTCCAGAATCGACTTCAGAAGCAAGATTATTAATCTTGGATTTGAGGGTTACAGTACGAGGAGAATGGAGAATGTTGGATTTGGTTAGCGGGATTCTGGAGTTTCTGAAACAGCAAAGGAATCTTATAAGCTTGTTATCTGTTGAGTCAAACACAAGAATGGCGGAATCAGATTCAGTGCATGGCTTGATATTGAGACTCAGAATTGAG GGAGATGAATTTGACGAATCTACTTTCCAAGAAGCCGTGAGAAGGGTTGTTGATGACTCAACCAATTGA